From the Lathyrus oleraceus cultivar Zhongwan6 chromosome 4, CAAS_Psat_ZW6_1.0, whole genome shotgun sequence genome, one window contains:
- the LOC127136515 gene encoding uncharacterized protein LOC127136515, which translates to MEDVTVDIGRPLNARNLKSMGMIDQVRAKPTLNTSWETLKHQRKIPNALYLFSKTDPSQVVAYYLQDLANQGVDISEFSVDWLPEHPPHFMKRTREPSKKSKKAKKAKLGESSGSRPLVPLVDSPSKSIPLSRSVKLKPIASSLPQTTPIYTSSETPPSTTRASNPPFLKFNLATTTLPVSEAEMLNETTPPSSSSSPQSPSYYVLSSDNEPYDPQPPTLAQLHTRALASQQPSQTEPEPEVTSPPPEQQYPPTYEPQTPPSEPQPNPPPEQPIHSPSEPQLNPQPKQTTPSPSAIPTPPTSVATITPILNLDNTNPPSPSSPTFASEPESAFPTLEEAINVFAESSVEKIKSLTINSAINDDPSAVRIHWNRVISWMTSEAFKLKGLSKQVRNDFIRDAGFRLQALLDIEVEEQAKKEVEEKARLEEEKRIREAEEKAAAAEAEAKAKTDAKEATRIAAEEAAKARADALTQGEQSNSGFAPLVLKTLGELQKEQQVVRAKLDHQDSVNTNIQNMLPQLLQRMPPPRNP; encoded by the coding sequence ATGGAGGATGTCACTGTTGACATTGGGAGACCTCTGAATGCtcggaatctgaagagcatggggatgATTGATCAAGTCAGAGCTAAACCAACTCTGAACACTTCCTGGGAAACACTCAAGCATCAGAGGAAGATTCCCAACGCTCTCTATTTGTTCTCCAAGACTGACCCTTCACAAGTGGTAGCTTACTATCTACAAGATCTTGCTAACCAAGGGGTGGACATCTCCGAGTTCTCAGTGGACTGGCTACCTGAGCATCCACCACACTTCATGAAAAGGACGCGAGAGCCCTCTAAGAAGTCCAAGAAGGCAAAGAAAGCAAAGTTGGGAGAATCTTCTGGGTCAAGACCTCTAGTCCCTCTAGTTGACTCTCCAAGTAAGTCTATACCTCTTTCCCGCTCTGTAAAACTTAAACCtattgcttcttctcttccccaaaccacTCCTATCTACACCTCATCTGAAACACCCCCCTCAACCACCAGAGCATCTAACCCACCCTTTCTAAAATTCAACCTTGCTACCACCACACTACCCGTTTCTgaagcagaaatgctgaatgaaactACCCCACCTTCATCATCATCCTCACCTCAATCCCCATCATACTATGTCCTTTCCTCTGACAACGAACCCTATGACCCCCAACCCCCCACTCTAGCTCAACTTCACACtcgtgctctggcctctcaacaaCCATCACAAACTGAACCTGAACCAGAAGTCACTTCTCCACCCCCTGAACAACAATATCCACCTACATATGAACCTCAAACACCACcatctgaacctcaaccaaaTCCACCTCCTGAACAACCAATCCACTCACCATCTGAACCTCAACTAAATCCACAACCTAAACAAACAACACCTTCCCCCTCTGCTATTCCCACACCACCAACATCCGTTGCCACCATCACTCCCATTCTAAATCTTGATAACACCAATCCACCTTCTCCATCCTCCCCAACCTTTGCCTCTGAACCCGAATCTGCCTTCCCTACCCTAGAAGAAGCAATAAAtgtttttgcagagtcttcagtaGAAAAGATCAAGTCTCTGACTATCAACTCTGCCATCAATGATGATCCCTCTGCAGTAAGGAtccactggaacagagtgatcagttggatgacctctgaagccttcaaacttAAAGGCCTCTCTAaacaagtccgcaacgacttcatTAGAGATGCTGGTTTTAGGCTACAAGCTCTCTTGGACATAGAGGTTGAGGAACAAGCCAAGAAGGAAGTAGAAGAGAAAGCTCGCCTGGAAGAAGAGAAAAGgatcagagaagctgaagaaaaggcTGCTGCTGCTGAGGCTGAGGCAAAAGCAAAAACCGACGCTAAAGAAGCAACACGCATTGCTGCAGAGGAAGCTGCCAAGGCCAGGGCTGATGCTTTGACTCAGGGGGAGCAATCAAACTCTGGTTTTGCCCCTCTGGTCTTAAAGACTCTAGGGGAATTGCAAAAGGAACAACAAGTAGTACGAGCCAAGCTGGATCACCAGGATTCCGTCAACAccaacattcagaacatgttgcCTCAGCTACTCCAACGGATGCCTCCGCCCCgaaacccttag